Proteins from one Panthera leo isolate Ple1 chromosome D1, P.leo_Ple1_pat1.1, whole genome shotgun sequence genomic window:
- the LOC122200439 gene encoding olfactory receptor 481 has protein sequence METENHTAVTEFIILGLTDNPTLCAIFFVIFLGVYVVTIVGNISIIILIRSSPQLHTPMYLFLSHLAFVDIGYSTSVTPIMLMSFLREKTTIPVTGCIAQLGSDVTFGTTECFLLATMAYDHYVAICSPLLYSTQMSSVVCFLLLGASYLGGCMNASSFTGCLMNLSFCGPNKINHFFCDLFPLLKLSCGHVFIAEISPAISSASVLISTLFTIIVSYSYILHSILNMRSTEGRKKAFSTCTSHLTAVTLFYGTVLFVYVMPKSSYSADQVKVASVIYTVVVPMLNPLIYSLRNKEVKGAMRKLMARTHWFS, from the coding sequence ATGGAGACTGAAAACCACACAGCAGTGACAGAGTTCATTATTCTGGGATTAACAGATAATCCCACACTATGTGCCatcttctttgtgatttttctaggagtttatgtAGTTACCATCGTGGGAAATATCAGTATAATCATCTTAATCCGAAGCAGCCCACAGCTGCACACCCCAATGTACCTTTTTCTCAGCCATTTGGCCTTTGTGGACATTGGGTATTCCACTTCAGTCACACCAATCATGCTGATgagttttttaagagagaaaacaacaatCCCTGTCACTGGTTGTATAGCCCAGCTTGGCTCTGATGTCACTTTTGGGACTACAGAATGCTTCCTGCTGGCTACCATGGCCTATGATCACTATGTGGCCATCTGCTCTCCCTTACTCTACTCCACCCAGATGTCCTCAGTGGTCTGCTTCCTCCTACTGGGGGCTTCCTACCTGGGTGGATGCATGAACGCTTCATCATTTACAGGCTGTCTGATGAATCTATCTTTCTGTGGACCAAATAAAATCAACCATTTTTTCTGTGACCTCTTTCCACTCTTGAAGCTTTCTTGTGGCCATGTTTTTATTGCTGAAATATCTCCCGCCATCTCTTCTGCATCCGTCCTCATAAGCACACTGTTTACCATAATTGTGTCCTACAGCTACATCCTCCACTCAATTCTGAATATGCGCTCTactgaggggaggaagaaggcctTCTCAACCTGCACTTCCCACCTCACTGCCGTCACTTTGTTTTATGGGACAGTTTTGTTCGTTTATGTGATGCCCAAGTCCAGTTATTCAGCTGATCAGGTCAAAGTGGCATCTGTCATCTATACAGTGGTGGTCCCCATGTTGAATCCCCTCATCTACAGTCTGAGGAACAAGGAGGTGAAAGGGGCCATGAGAAAACTAATGGCCAGAACACACTGGTTTTCCTGA